A region of Carassius gibelio isolate Cgi1373 ecotype wild population from Czech Republic chromosome B11, carGib1.2-hapl.c, whole genome shotgun sequence DNA encodes the following proteins:
- the LOC127968418 gene encoding olfactomedin-like protein 3A has product MRAFPLCLSYAHKHTLSFSHQSVPVFKMRALQLLVLLLSGLVGAQQQALMDYLERRLLAIEDRISLWHEQTSRYASELREFKQQMVAQLEGLDKNKEALRSELDTVGTRVDRVEREMDYLETQNGAQPCVDVDDKLVEQQVTVVKERNKAKYAKLTDCSDMISTIKAMKILKRVGGAKGMWTKDIGSATGKVYILNGTEDNTMYEFGTVREFTSSQGTSAANSVQLPSARRGMGHAIYNNHLYYLKQGEEMKLIKFDLQKNIAVDSNVFPAKNQLPVYGLNPETFIDLAVDEEGLWAIYATQENERHISLAKIDHKTLDIEQMWDTPCVRENAEAAFVICGTIYVVYNSKLPSRSRIQCVFDVSDMVTNDDAPHVYFPKRYGTHASLKYNPVEQLLYAWDDGYQILYKLQMKKKLDV; this is encoded by the exons ATGAGGGCTTTTCCACTCtgcctgtcatatgcacataagcACACACTCAGTTTTTCTCATCAGTCTGTTCCAGTCTTTAAGATGAGAGCCCTCCAACTCCTCGTCCTGCTTCTCTCAGGCCTGGTGGGGGCACAGCAGCAGGCCCTTATGGACTACTTGGAGAGAAGACTCCTTGCTATTGAG GATCGCATCTCCTTGTGGCATGAGCAGACCAGCCGCTACGCCTCAGAGCTGCGCGAGTTCAAGCAGCAGATGGTGGCACAGCTAGAGGGCCTGGACAAGAACAAGGAGGCGCTGCGGAGCGAGTTGGACACAGTGGGTACACGCGTAGACCGTgtggagagagagatggactaCCTCGAAACACAGAATGGAGCGCAGCCTTGCGTGGACGTGGATGACAAGCTGGTGGAGCAGCAGGTGACGGTTGTCAAGGAGAGGAATAAAGCCAAGTATGCCAAACTTACAG ACTGCAGTGACATGATCTCCACCATCAAAGCCATGAAGATCCTCAAACGAGTAGGTGGCGCTAAGGGAATGTGGACCAAGGACATTGGAAGTGCCACCGGGAAGGTGTATATCTTAAACGGGACAGAGGATAATACCATGTATGAATTTGGTACAGTCCGTGAATTCACTTCCTCCCAAGGCACTTCTGCCGCTAACAGCGTCCAGCTCCCTTCAGCCAGGCGTGGTATGGGTCATGCCATCTACAACAACCACCTGTACTATCTGAAGCAGGGTGAGGAGATGAAACTAATAAAGTTTGATCTTCAGAAGAACATAGCTGTAGACAGTAACGTGTTTCCAGCTAAAAACCAGCTCCCTGTGTATGGCCTGAATCCCGAGACCTTCATCGATTTAGCAGTGGACGAAGAGGGTCTGTGGGCCATCTATGCCACTCAGGAGAACGAAAggcacatctctttggccaagatAGACCATAAAACTCTAGACATTGAGCAGATGTGGGACACCCCTTGTGTGAGGGAGAACGCAGAGGCGGCGTTTGTCATCTGCGGTACCATCTATGTGGTCTACAACTCCAAGCTACCCAGCCGCTCTCGAATTCAATGCGTGTTCGATGTCAGTGACATGGTCACAAACGATGATGCTCCACATGTATACTTTCCCAAACGATATGGCACTCATGCAAGCCTCAAGTATAACCCTGTGGAGCAGCTGCTCTATGCATGGGATGATGGCTATCAAATCCTCTACAAACTCCAAATGAAAAAGAAGCTTGATGTGTAG
- the LOC127968417 gene encoding synaptotagmin-6-like isoform X1, with amino-acid sequence MAADKLKDPGNFLEAAVKISHTSPDIPADVQLSMKDHLLRRTRISRQTTEPASSNRHSSFKKHLPRQMHHVTSLDRGSEFLDVEDHPTCTAASLGRIQPELYKQSTMETEESSKNSPAKTCGKINFSLKYDYEGELLLVTILKALDLPAKDLCGSSDPYVKIYLLPDRKRKFQTRVHRKTLNPTFDETFQFPVPYEELGSRKLHLSVFDFDRFSRHDMIGEVILENLFEVSDLSRETSVWKDIQYATSESVDLGEIMFSLCYLPTAGRLTLTVIKCRNLKAMDITGYSDPYVKVSLICDGRRLKKKKTSIKKNTLNPAYNEAIIFDIPPENMDQVSLHISVMDYDLVGHNEIIGVCRVGIHAEGLGRDHWNEMLAYPRKPIAHWHPLMEPKKSEKEVNVLKVSRVKKVHFNFNISISPSLSFRFPSLFQWKTRTASFDSQGSCPSPRLPSSP; translated from the exons ATGGCAGCAGACAAGCTGAAGGATCCTGGGAACTTTCTGGAGGCGGCAGTGAAGATTAGTCATACGTCGCCAGATATCCCCGCAGACGTGCAGCTGTCCATGAAGGATCATCTGCTGAGACGTACACGGATCTCAAGGCAAACGACTGAGCCTGCCTCCTCTAACAG GCACAGTTCCTTCAAAAAGCACCTTCCCAGGCAGATGCACCATGTCACCAGTCTGGACCGTGGAAGTGAATTTTTAGATGTGGAGGACCATCCCACCTGCACTGCTGCCTCTCTTGGCCGCATACAACCAGAACTTTACAAACAGAGCACCATGGAGACTGAGGAGTCATCTAAGAATAGCCCTGCCAAAACATGTGGCAAGATCAACTTCTCCCTAAAGTACGATTATGAGGGAGAGCTCCTCCTCGTCACCATCCTCAAAGCATTGGACCTACCCGCAAAGGATTTGTGTGGCAGCTCCGATCCTTACGTCAAGATCTACCTGCTCCCTGACCGCAAGCGTAAATTCCAAACCCGTGTGCACCGCAAGACGCTCAACCCCACGTTTGACGAGACCTTTCAGTTTCCGGTCCCGTACGAGGAGCTGGGGTCCAGAAAGCTCCACTTGAGCGTCTTTGACTTTGACCGCTTCTCGCGGCACGACATGATAGGCGAGGTGATACTGGAAAACCTTTTTGAAGTTTCAGACCTGTCCCGGGAGACATCTGTCTGGAAGGACATCCAGTACGCCACTAGC GAGAGTGTGGATTTGGGAGAGATCATGTTCTCTCTCTGCTACTTGCCAACTGCAGGGAGACTCACACTTACTGTCATCAAATGTAGGAACCTCAAAGCCATGGATATTACCGGTTATTCAG ATCCGTACGTGAAGGTGTCACTGATTTGTGACGGGAGACGactgaaaaagaagaaaacttcCATAAAAAAGAACACCCTGAATCCAGCCTATAATGAGGCGATTATCTTTGACATCCCCCCAGAGAACATGGATCAAGTCAGCCTACATATATCAGTTATGGACTATGATCT AGTGGGACACAATGAGATCATCGGAGTCTGTCGTGTGGGGATCCACGCCGAGGGGCTTGGGAGAGACCACTGGAATGAGATGCTTGCTTACCCTCGAAAACCTATTGCTCACTGGCACCCACTCATGGAGCCCAAGAAGTCTGAGAAGGAGGTGAATGTCTTAAAAGTTTCCAGAgtgaaaaaagtgcattttaatttcaatatttccatctctccctctctttctttccgTTTTCCGTCTCTTTTTCAGTGGAAGACTCGTACCGCAAGCTTTGACAGTCAGGGCTCTTGCCCATCTCCTAGACTCCCCTCCAGTCCATAA
- the LOC127968417 gene encoding synaptotagmin-6-like isoform X2 has protein sequence MAADKLKDPGNFLEAAVKISHTSPDIPADVQLSMKDHLLRRTRISRQTTEPASSNRHSSFKKHLPRQMHHVTSLDRGSEFLDVEDHPTCTAASLGRIQPELYKQSTMETEESSKNSPAKTCGKINFSLKYDYEGELLLVTILKALDLPAKDLCGSSDPYVKIYLLPDRKRKFQTRVHRKTLNPTFDETFQFPVPYEELGSRKLHLSVFDFDRFSRHDMIGEVILENLFEVSDLSRETSVWKDIQYATSESVDLGEIMFSLCYLPTAGRLTLTVIKCRNLKAMDITGYSDPYVKVSLICDGRRLKKKKTSIKKNTLNPAYNEAIIFDIPPENMDQVSLHISVMDYDLVGHNEIIGVCRVGIHAEGLGRDHWNEMLAYPRKPIAHWHPLMEPKKSEKEWKTRTASFDSQGSCPSPRLPSSP, from the exons ATGGCAGCAGACAAGCTGAAGGATCCTGGGAACTTTCTGGAGGCGGCAGTGAAGATTAGTCATACGTCGCCAGATATCCCCGCAGACGTGCAGCTGTCCATGAAGGATCATCTGCTGAGACGTACACGGATCTCAAGGCAAACGACTGAGCCTGCCTCCTCTAACAG GCACAGTTCCTTCAAAAAGCACCTTCCCAGGCAGATGCACCATGTCACCAGTCTGGACCGTGGAAGTGAATTTTTAGATGTGGAGGACCATCCCACCTGCACTGCTGCCTCTCTTGGCCGCATACAACCAGAACTTTACAAACAGAGCACCATGGAGACTGAGGAGTCATCTAAGAATAGCCCTGCCAAAACATGTGGCAAGATCAACTTCTCCCTAAAGTACGATTATGAGGGAGAGCTCCTCCTCGTCACCATCCTCAAAGCATTGGACCTACCCGCAAAGGATTTGTGTGGCAGCTCCGATCCTTACGTCAAGATCTACCTGCTCCCTGACCGCAAGCGTAAATTCCAAACCCGTGTGCACCGCAAGACGCTCAACCCCACGTTTGACGAGACCTTTCAGTTTCCGGTCCCGTACGAGGAGCTGGGGTCCAGAAAGCTCCACTTGAGCGTCTTTGACTTTGACCGCTTCTCGCGGCACGACATGATAGGCGAGGTGATACTGGAAAACCTTTTTGAAGTTTCAGACCTGTCCCGGGAGACATCTGTCTGGAAGGACATCCAGTACGCCACTAGC GAGAGTGTGGATTTGGGAGAGATCATGTTCTCTCTCTGCTACTTGCCAACTGCAGGGAGACTCACACTTACTGTCATCAAATGTAGGAACCTCAAAGCCATGGATATTACCGGTTATTCAG ATCCGTACGTGAAGGTGTCACTGATTTGTGACGGGAGACGactgaaaaagaagaaaacttcCATAAAAAAGAACACCCTGAATCCAGCCTATAATGAGGCGATTATCTTTGACATCCCCCCAGAGAACATGGATCAAGTCAGCCTACATATATCAGTTATGGACTATGATCT AGTGGGACACAATGAGATCATCGGAGTCTGTCGTGTGGGGATCCACGCCGAGGGGCTTGGGAGAGACCACTGGAATGAGATGCTTGCTTACCCTCGAAAACCTATTGCTCACTGGCACCCACTCATGGAGCCCAAGAAGTCTGAGAAGGAG TGGAAGACTCGTACCGCAAGCTTTGACAGTCAGGGCTCTTGCCCATCTCCTAGACTCCCCTCCAGTCCATAA